The following nucleotide sequence is from Austwickia chelonae.
ACGCTACCTTCACCTGCCCTGATCTGGCCATGTTCACCGGCGTGAGCGACCTCGGCCTGATCATCACCGGCCAACGCCTTCTGCCCGACAAAGCGGTCCTGGACGAGGGCCGCCGGGTCCTGATCAGCGACCCCGCGCGGTTCGACGGGGTGCGGGTGATCGGCGTCGATGAGCACGTGTGGCGCCACACCCGCCGCGGGGACAAGTACGTCACCGTCGTCATCGACCTGACCCCGGTGCGCGAGGGCACCGGCCCGGCCCGGTTGCTGGACATGATCGAGGGCCGCTCCAAAGCGGTCTTCAAGACCTGGCTGACCGGCCGCGACCAGACGTGGCGCGACGGACTCGAGGTCGTCGCGATGGACGGGTTCACCGGGTTCAAGGCCGCCGCCGAAGAGATCCCGCAGGTGGTCGCGGTGATGGACCCCTTCCACGTCGTCCGCCTGGCCAGGGACGCACTGGACCGGTGCCGCCGCCGAGTCCAGCTGGACCTGCACGGCCATCGCGGATTCAAGGGCGACCCGCTCTACCAGGCCCGACAGACCCTGCACACGGGCGCTGACCTGCTCACCGAGAAACAGCAGACCCGCCTGGTCGCCCTGTTCGACAGGCCCGAGCATGTCGAGGTCGAAGCGACCTGGGGCATCTACCAGCGGATGATCGCCGCCTACCGCGACCCCGACCGCGCCAACGGGAAGAAACAGATACGAGCCGTCATCGACGCCCTCGAGGGCGGCGTTCCCCGCGCGCTCACCGAGCTCATCACGCTCGGGCGGACACTGAAGAAACACGCCGACGACGTCCTGGCCTTCTTCGACCGCCCCGGCACCAGCAACGGCCCCACCGAGGCCATCAACGGCCGCCTCGAACACCTGCGCGGGTCCGCCCTCGGCTTCCGCAACCTCACCCACTACATCGCCCGCAGCCTCCTCGAAGCCGGCGGGTTCAGACCCCGACTACACCCTCAATTCGGATGAGTCCGTAAAGGTGACTCGTGGTGATCTGATCGATGATGCGCAGGTAGCTTCGGGGCCCAGGGTCGGAGTGGCAGGTTCTGGAGGAGATCCTGAGCGGTTCCCTTGGCGCTTCTGGATCAACGGGGACCGAACAGTGTCGGCCTATCGCCCGGCGGTTTCTCCGCAGCGACAGGGGTAAGGGATTATGGCCAAGGAGAGTCCACCGTCCGGGTGGCCTGGCGATCGAGAGGTAGTGAAATTGTGAGCAATGTGCTCGACGAGTTGATGTGGCGTGGCCTGGTGGCACAGACCACCGACGAGGCTTCGTTGCGTGAGGCGCTCGAGAACCCGCTCACGGTCTATTGCGGCTTCGATCCCACTGCACCTTCCTTGCATTTTGGCAATCTCGTGCAGTTGATACTGCTGCGGCATCTTCAACGGGCAGGCCATCGGGTCATCGGACTGGTGGGAGGGTCGACTGGTTTGATCGGGGACCCTCGGCCTACGAGCGAGCGGACGTTGAAGACCAAGGAACAGACCGCGGCGGACGTCGATCGTATTGCTGCTCAGGTACGTAAGATTCTGTCGATTGATGACAGCAACCCCCCAACCTTTGTGAACAACCTGGACTGGACCGCTCCGATTTCCGCCATTGATTTTCTTCGTGACTACGGGAAACACTTCAGGGTCAATCAGATGATCAAGAAGGATGCTGTGTCCGCCCGGTTGAGCTCTGAGCAGGGGATCAGCTACACCGAGTTCAGTTATCAGATCTTGCAAGCGCTGGACTACCTGCACTTGTACCGTGAATTTGGCTGCACGCTACAAACCGGTGGCCAGGATCAGTGGGGCAACCTCACCGCAGGGGTCGACCTTATCGGCCGGTCGGAAGGCGCCTCAGTGCACGTGCTGACGACTCCGCTTCTCACTGACAGCTCAGGTGAGAAGTTTGGTAAATCTGCAGGAAATGCAGTTTGGCTTGACCCAGAGATGACGAGTCCGTATGCGTTTTACCAGTATTGGCTCAACGTCGAAGACGCCTCAGTGATCATGCTGCTTAAGGTCTTCACCGATCGAACCCAGGATGAGATCGCTGAGTTCGAGCGTCAGGTGAGGGAAGAGCCCTTCCGTAGGACAGCACAGAAGCAGTTGGCTGCAGATGTGACAGAGCTGGTCCACGGAGTAGCTGCATCTGAGTCTGTCCAATCAGCTTCAGCGGCGCTTTTCGGTAAGGGCGACCTTCGAGGGCTGGCCATGACCACGCTGCGGGACGCCACAGACGAGCTTCCCGACGGTGTGGCAACTGTCGGCGATTCGCTGGTGGACGCGCTGGTTTCCTCAGGGCTGGTCGACTCCAGGAACGCAGCACGACGGGTGCTCTCCGAAGGGGGCGTCTCGGTTAACAACCTCAAGGTGAGTGATCCAGGAACGTTGCTTGTTGAGGAGGACTTCCTGGGAGGGGAAATCTGTCTTCTCAAGCGGGGACGCAAGGCCATGGCTGTGGTTCGCCGGGCATGAGCTCCCACGCTTGGAGGTACCCCCGCTGCGACGCTGCAAGCTTCTGAACAGCAGATTTGTACCTCTTGGGATTCTCTGGCTAATGTATTTCCTGTCAGCCCGGAAGGGAAGAAGCGAGGCGGAAAAGCCTCGGGTAAGCCTCGGGCTGACAGGTTCTCGATAGGAGAAGATGTCCTGAATCTACAGGGTTTCGATTCCTTGAATCTCGAAGAGTGAACTTGAACATCAAGGCACACTCTGATAGAGTTGAGAGCCTGCCGCCGAGAAGGAAGACTTCACGACGGAGCGCCGCCTCTTGCTAGGTTCTGCTAAGATCCTCTAGCTCGCAGGTAAGCAACCGATTCTTGAGAACTCAACAGCGTGCCGAAATCGATGCCAATTGTTTGTTGGTTTCAAGTCAATTCGGTCTTGACTTAATGGTTGAGACTTTTGGTTTGTTGCCAGGATTTTCCCGGCTAACTTTGTTGGCCTGGGGTTTTTCATTAATGGAGAGTTTGATCCTGGCTCAGGACGAACGCTGGCGGCGTGCTTAACACATGCAAGTCGAACGATGAAGACCAGCTTGCTGGTTGGATTAGTGGCGAACGGGTGAGTAACACGTGAGTAACCTGCCCTTCACTCTGGGATAACTCCGGGAAACCGGGGCTAATACTGGGTATGACCAATCTCCGCATGGAGTGTTGGTGGAAAGCTTTAGTGGTGAAGGATGGACTCGCGGCCTATCAGCTTGTTGGTGAGGTAATGGCTCACCAAGGCGACGACGGGTAGCCGGCCTGAGAGGGCGACCGGCCACACTGGGACTGAGACACGGCCCAGACTCCTGCGGGAGGCAGCAGTGGGGAATATTGCACAATGGGCGAAAGCCTGATGCAGCGACGCCGCGTGAGGGATGAAGGCCTTCGGGTTGTAAACCTCTTTCATCAGGGAAGAAGCGAAAGTGACGGTACCTGAAAAAGAAGCACCGGCTAACTACGTGCCAGCAGCCGCGGTAATACGTAGGGTGCGAGCGTTGTCCGGAATTATTGGGCGTAAAGAGCTTGTAGGCGGTTTGTCGCGTCTGCCGTGAAAATTCGGGGCTTAACTCCGGACGTGCGGTGGGTACGGGCAGGCTAGAGTGTGGTAGGGGAGACTGGAATTCCTGGTGTAGCGGTGAAATGCGCAGATATCAGGAGGAACACCGATGGCGAAGGCAGGTCTCTGGGCCATAACTGACGCTGAGAAGCG
It contains:
- the tyrS gene encoding tyrosine--tRNA ligase, translating into MSNVLDELMWRGLVAQTTDEASLREALENPLTVYCGFDPTAPSLHFGNLVQLILLRHLQRAGHRVIGLVGGSTGLIGDPRPTSERTLKTKEQTAADVDRIAAQVRKILSIDDSNPPTFVNNLDWTAPISAIDFLRDYGKHFRVNQMIKKDAVSARLSSEQGISYTEFSYQILQALDYLHLYREFGCTLQTGGQDQWGNLTAGVDLIGRSEGASVHVLTTPLLTDSSGEKFGKSAGNAVWLDPEMTSPYAFYQYWLNVEDASVIMLLKVFTDRTQDEIAEFERQVREEPFRRTAQKQLAADVTELVHGVAASESVQSASAALFGKGDLRGLAMTTLRDATDELPDGVATVGDSLVDALVSSGLVDSRNAARRVLSEGGVSVNNLKVSDPGTLLVEEDFLGGEICLLKRGRKAMAVVRRA